The proteins below come from a single Loxodonta africana isolate mLoxAfr1 chromosome 20, mLoxAfr1.hap2, whole genome shotgun sequence genomic window:
- the TMEM81 gene encoding transmembrane protein 81, with the protein MKRLATGIILVSLLLAFYMPFVVTLPKTLAIPKKLQEAVGKVVVNATTCTVTCGLGYKEETVCEVGPDGVRRKCKFQRLECLMSWICGMLHFTVPMGKEFELSCLSSDLLDVGQEAFRFTWRLARGIISTDDELFKPFRANSHFVKFEPAWEFDSGTYRCDVQLLKNLKLVKRLYYGLRVLPPHLVNLNFDQSLTEDQKLVDEGLEVNLDNHSRPPHPTWKKDVASALRVGVASGVAGGALLSLALCRGLRVLYSDNSLHSRNALRLKDWLFRKPS; encoded by the coding sequence ATGAAGCGTTTGGCCACTGGTATCATCCTTGTGAGCCTGTTGTTGGCCTTCTATATGCCTTTTGTGGTGACTTTACCTAAAACACTGGCCATCCCCAAGAAGCTGCAAGAAGCTGTAGGGAAAGTCGTTGTCAATGCCACCACCTGTACTGTCACCTGTGGCCTTGGCTATAAGGAGGAGACCGTCTGTGAGGTGGGCCCTGATGGAGTGAGAAGGAAGTGTAAGTTTCAGCGCTTGGAATGTCTGATGAGCTGGATCTGTGGGATGCTCCATTTCACCGTTCCCATGGGGAAGGAGTTTGAGCTGAGTTGTCTGAGTTCAGACCTCCTGGATGTTGGGCAGGAAGCTTTCCGCTTTACCTGGAGGCTTGCTCGAGGTATCATCTCAACTGACGATGAGCTCTTCAAACCCTTCCGAGCCAATTCCCACTTTGTGAAGTTTGAACCTGCTTGGGAGTTTGACTCTGGGACCTACCGGTGTGACGTGCAGCTGCTAAAAAACTTGAAACTTGTCAAAAGGCTCTATTACGGGCTGAGggtcctccctccccacttggTAAACCTGAATTTCGATCAGTCCCTGACTGAGGATCAGAAGTTAGTAGATGAGGGCCTGGAAGTGAATCTGGACAACCATTCCAGGCCTCCCCATCCAACGTGGAAAAAGGATGTGGCATCTGCCTTGAGAGTAGGCGTCGCCAGTGGTGTGGCCGGTGGTGCGTTGCTGAGCTTAGCGCTCTGCAGGGGCCTGAGGGTGCTCTACAGCGACAACAGCCTTCACAGCAGAAACGCTTTGCGTCTGAAGGACTGGCTGTTCAGGAAGCCGAGCTAG